A stretch of Thermococcus bergensis DNA encodes these proteins:
- a CDS encoding methyltransferase RsmF C-terminal domain-like protein: protein MSKKVKEMLIEQYGYAPDLIFEVKGSRRVYAYKPCEFDPKTHTDKGVYFGKIESDGIRLTIEGSFLVGPKATKNVVEVGEKEAKLWLSGEDLKVSTEVRGWIILKWGLYYLGCGKAKDGVIKNYVPKERRITLK from the coding sequence ATGAGCAAAAAAGTTAAAGAAATGCTGATAGAGCAATACGGATACGCACCAGATTTAATTTTTGAAGTAAAAGGGAGTAGGAGGGTTTACGCTTATAAGCCCTGTGAGTTTGACCCGAAGACTCACACAGATAAGGGAGTTTATTTTGGAAAAATCGAAAGTGATGGGATAAGGCTTACCATAGAAGGGAGCTTTTTGGTCGGTCCCAAAGCTACGAAAAACGTTGTTGAAGTTGGAGAGAAAGAAGCAAAGCTCTGGCTGAGCGGAGAAGACTTGAAAGTCTCAACTGAAGTGAGAGGATGGATAATATTAAAATGGGGCCTGTACTACCTCGGATGCGGGAAGGCAAAAGACGGTGTAATCAAAAACTACGTACCAAAAGAAAGGAGGATAACTCTCAAATAG
- a CDS encoding tRNA (cytosine(49)-C(5))-methyltransferase, whose translation MEEVVKMNKAFYERYLKLDDGEEFWKFMMAPLRQSIRINTLKAPLEYIKARLEERYELEPIPWVKEGFFINTREFGDMVEYSLGLVFPQEASSMIPPVVLDPKPGELVLDMAAAPGAKTTQIAQYMKNEGCIIANDLKKWRANVLIANLNRFGVLNARVTVKDGTYFSRFENTFDKILLDAPCSSVGMIRKSFKFLTDWSMKKVIRYSNIQKKLILSAYKALKPGGVLVYSTCTIDPLENEEVVDYLLSKTDAKLEKINLPLKSTPPVLEFEGKKYSEEVKKCLRIHPQDNNTEAFFVAKIRKP comes from the coding sequence ATGGAAGAAGTCGTCAAGATGAACAAAGCATTTTACGAGAGATATTTGAAACTCGACGATGGAGAAGAATTCTGGAAGTTCATGATGGCCCCCTTGAGGCAGAGTATAAGAATCAATACACTCAAAGCTCCCCTAGAGTACATAAAGGCAAGGCTGGAAGAGAGATATGAGCTTGAGCCTATTCCCTGGGTAAAAGAAGGGTTCTTTATCAACACCAGAGAATTCGGAGATATGGTGGAGTACTCTCTTGGGTTGGTCTTTCCCCAAGAGGCATCATCAATGATACCACCCGTTGTCCTAGACCCCAAGCCCGGGGAACTCGTCCTCGACATGGCGGCTGCTCCAGGGGCTAAAACAACACAGATAGCACAGTACATGAAAAATGAGGGGTGTATAATAGCCAATGACCTAAAAAAATGGCGTGCTAATGTCTTGATAGCAAACCTAAACCGGTTTGGAGTGCTCAACGCGAGGGTTACCGTCAAAGACGGCACTTACTTCTCAAGATTTGAAAATACATTTGATAAAATACTCCTCGATGCGCCTTGCTCGAGTGTTGGAATGATAAGAAAAAGCTTCAAGTTCTTAACAGACTGGAGTATGAAGAAGGTTATACGTTACTCCAATATTCAAAAAAAGCTAATACTCTCAGCGTATAAAGCCCTAAAGCCCGGAGGGGTTTTGGTGTACTCAACATGTACCATAGACCCTCTTGAAAACGAAGAAGTCGTTGACTACCTCCTCTCCAAGACTGACGCCAAGCTTGAAAAAATCAATCTACCCTTAAAATCAACACCACCCGTTTTGGAATTTGAAGGGAAGAAGTATTCCGAGGAGGTGAAAAAATGTCTTCGCATTCATCCACAGGACAACAACACGGAAGCGTTCTTTGTAGCGAAGATAAGAAAACCATGA
- a CDS encoding archease — MKRWEHYEHTADIGIRGYGDTLEEAFEAVAIALFDVMVNVEKVEKKEVREVEVEGEDLYSLLYNFLEELLILHDTEGLVFRDFEVKIEKTEEGYKLKAKAYGEKLSEKHEPKEEVKAITYHDMKIEQLPDGRWMAQLVPDI; from the coding sequence ATGAAAAGGTGGGAGCACTATGAACACACCGCTGACATTGGGATAAGAGGTTATGGGGATACCCTTGAAGAGGCTTTTGAAGCCGTTGCAATTGCTCTTTTTGACGTAATGGTTAACGTAGAAAAAGTTGAGAAGAAAGAAGTGAGAGAAGTGGAAGTGGAGGGGGAAGATTTATACTCTTTGCTCTACAACTTCCTCGAAGAGCTCCTTATCCTCCATGACACGGAAGGACTGGTTTTTAGGGACTTTGAAGTTAAAATAGAAAAAACCGAAGAAGGGTACAAGCTCAAGGCAAAAGCCTATGGAGAAAAGCTGAGCGAAAAGCATGAGCCAAAGGAAGAAGTCAAAGCCATAACCTACCATGACATGAAAATAGAGCAGCTCCCTGATGGGAGATGGATGGCACAGCTTGTCCCAGATATCTGA